Proteins encoded together in one uncultured Desulfosarcina sp. window:
- a CDS encoding dockerin type I domain-containing protein: MMKKRFIIGKGRLLLVLLAAILLAALPSASVSANDFDGYDNYASPTDQHYVVMPEITNGWFDAFDCFPDNSNGDTIGIYQTAGRMLVANDTYIYLQKNYGSGAGSGTWQPGDAHGVAGDNLPGGHANWIIVAEVTPGVGSGDYASMDPSFIHISPDGTKVALGMGWGQPLLVFPISMLDPDNPPLLNSGTGGNTAASGVTLFPWGSSPTDGVQYYEAEWVPDPEESIATLADDTLDPAAATNNTHLAINTDRGWSSSSQSGDGSQVEVLDTTSSSNRPVIIISEIGYSPDYSASADLTVDNYGNLITGQGYDYNNPTPGPNSETGQIKIFAADDWMDAYNGDPANPDPIAYDNTTNIIADNVLSAAALGVDKDNNLHVGGGDVVSGTVGETGFAAVIHADALLDALDDAGPVDESNQYMYKELQPDPNGDDSATFAVYNPWAEGIVLLWNPRQYSGSSYGPYDGWYVDVQPIATTYYNGTQPDTDGDGIPDGSDNAYLTANADQADSDGDGWADAVSGQQEAWAADIDESGSVNLLDYLSLKSAFGSSEGDASWNSDADIDESGSVNLLDYLIQKNHFGESTSPGPYY, encoded by the coding sequence ATGATGAAAAAACGATTCATAATTGGTAAAGGACGGCTGTTGCTGGTTTTGCTGGCGGCAATACTGCTGGCAGCGCTGCCATCGGCCTCGGTTTCGGCCAACGATTTCGACGGCTACGACAACTATGCCAGCCCCACGGACCAGCACTATGTTGTCATGCCGGAGATCACCAACGGCTGGTTCGATGCGTTCGACTGTTTTCCGGACAACAGCAACGGCGACACCATCGGCATCTACCAGACCGCCGGACGAATGCTGGTGGCCAACGATACCTACATTTACCTTCAGAAAAACTATGGCTCGGGTGCCGGCTCGGGCACATGGCAGCCGGGTGACGCCCACGGCGTGGCCGGTGACAACCTCCCGGGCGGCCATGCCAACTGGATCATCGTGGCCGAGGTCACTCCCGGCGTGGGCAGCGGTGACTATGCATCCATGGATCCGTCCTTTATCCATATTTCACCGGACGGAACTAAGGTTGCCTTAGGGATGGGCTGGGGCCAACCCTTGCTGGTCTTTCCCATCAGCATGCTGGATCCGGATAACCCGCCGTTGCTCAACTCGGGTACGGGGGGCAACACCGCGGCTTCCGGCGTAACGTTGTTTCCCTGGGGATCTTCTCCTACGGATGGCGTGCAGTACTATGAGGCCGAATGGGTGCCGGATCCGGAAGAGTCCATCGCCACCCTGGCGGACGACACCCTGGACCCGGCGGCTGCCACCAATAACACCCACCTGGCCATCAACACGGACCGGGGCTGGAGCAGCAGCAGCCAGAGCGGCGACGGCAGCCAGGTGGAGGTGCTGGACACCACCAGCTCATCCAACCGCCCGGTGATTATCATCAGCGAAATCGGTTACAGTCCTGATTATTCGGCCTCGGCCGACCTGACGGTGGACAACTACGGCAATCTCATCACCGGCCAGGGATACGATTACAACAACCCCACTCCCGGTCCGAACAGCGAGACCGGCCAGATCAAGATCTTTGCGGCAGACGACTGGATGGATGCCTACAACGGCGACCCTGCGAACCCCGATCCCATCGCGTACGACAACACCACCAACATCATCGCCGACAACGTGCTCAGCGCAGCGGCTTTAGGGGTGGACAAGGACAACAACCTGCATGTGGGCGGCGGTGACGTGGTCAGCGGGACCGTCGGCGAGACCGGCTTTGCGGCGGTAATCCACGCCGACGCACTGTTAGACGCTCTGGATGATGCCGGCCCGGTGGATGAAAGCAACCAATACATGTACAAGGAACTGCAGCCTGACCCCAACGGCGACGACTCGGCAACCTTTGCCGTGTACAACCCCTGGGCCGAAGGCATCGTCCTGCTCTGGAACCCGCGCCAGTATTCGGGCTCCAGCTACGGCCCCTATGACGGCTGGTATGTCGATGTGCAGCCCATCGCCACCACCTACTATAACGGCACCCAGCCGGATACCGACGGCGACGGCATTCCCGACGGCAGCGATAATGCCTACCTGACCGCCAATGCAGACCAGGCGGACAGCGATGGCGATGGCTGGGCTGACGCCGTAAGTGGACAGCAGGAGGCCTGGGCCGCCGATATCGACGAAAGCGGTTCTGTCAACCTGCTGGATTATTTGAGCCTGAAAAGCGCATTCGGCAGCAGTGAAGGAGACGCATCCTGGAATTCCGATGCGGATATCGATGAAAGTGGCAGCGTCAATCTGTTGGATTATCTTATCCAAAAAAACCATTTCGGGGAATCCACCAGTCCCGGACCGTATTATTAA
- a CDS encoding DUF4465 domain-containing protein, protein MRKFAFLIALTILFALAPAVGAGIVDFEDVTLPTEYTTGEYYYNGSDGAGGFVSGDVWFNTYYNASWSYWEGWAASNTTDTTTEGSTNQFSAITGSGVDGSDNYGVTYASNYNSVGTQIYFGYTSGDYAQEVDGFYVTNTTYAYLSMQNGDSFSTAFGEDDWFLLTIYALDSNYEQTGDYVEFYLAEGTDLLDTWEWVDLTSLGVVYGLEFELTSSDTGAYGMNTPAYFAMDDLEINAVPVPAAVWLLGSGLLGLIGIRRRNG, encoded by the coding sequence GTGAGAAAATTCGCATTCTTAATTGCATTGACAATTCTGTTTGCACTGGCACCGGCAGTTGGTGCGGGCATTGTGGACTTCGAGGACGTAACCCTGCCAACCGAATACACCACCGGTGAATACTATTACAACGGTAGCGATGGTGCCGGTGGGTTTGTGAGCGGCGATGTTTGGTTTAATACTTATTATAATGCTTCATGGAGTTATTGGGAAGGCTGGGCCGCCTCCAACACCACCGATACCACCACCGAAGGATCCACCAATCAGTTCAGCGCCATAACTGGCAGCGGCGTGGACGGTTCCGACAACTACGGTGTGACCTACGCCTCCAACTATAACAGTGTCGGCACTCAAATCTATTTTGGCTACACGTCAGGTGATTATGCCCAGGAAGTCGATGGTTTCTACGTCACCAACACCACCTACGCCTACCTTTCAATGCAGAATGGAGATAGTTTTTCCACGGCGTTTGGCGAAGATGACTGGTTTCTTCTCACCATTTACGCCCTGGACTCCAATTACGAGCAAACCGGTGACTATGTGGAGTTTTACCTGGCCGAGGGCACGGACCTCCTGGACACCTGGGAATGGGTGGATCTGACCAGCCTCGGGGTGGTCTACGGCTTGGAGTTCGAGCTGACCTCTTCGGATACCGGCGCATATGGAATGAACACCCCGGCCTATTTCGCCATGGACGACCTGGAAATCAACGCCGTGCCCGTTCCTGCCGCCGTCTGGCTGCTGGGCAGCGGGTTGCTGGGGTTGATCGGCATCCGCCGGCGCAACGGCTGA
- a CDS encoding dockerin type I domain-containing protein, with translation MLQNTSFESYDAGTLVPDNWTLLDGSVQVYEGDVYDGAVSIYSLGGTAERADEDSDWVITPNSTQGGTLVQLVDLSTHPDFGTTNYMTVLFSMNSHLWCGTRVDMIMEYLPASYNGTTVTVDDPVWSEADDTPYTYYATTRTGWRTQTRTYTGTIPAVRWIRVKFVFDVTWDDDSDFDNQDANSSDYYIAVDQVSLDVEMFVPETPCTDNLLTNPGFESATGDVPDDWYVLDGRMTHVDVNDVPLLPAYNGAGYAGNIGGTVIDGVDNPVTPQNGNLVQLVDLSTLTGFSDASFITFNFSLFYMNQRVESVGYTVEYLPESYNESAVTWDDAAWDSDAVTAVTDENNNTSGNWYSIAVGPGSLPVVRWVRVRLDIDSQLTYSSHVGQYLGGFDQVCLQAEAVVVGELIQNPSFEDQVDSKPTDWYEDADGGPAWIAIEPPPAKDGAYYLAKPLIDGQEATTRVYQVIDLADRIPGWTSINPDGGTALERRFIQMTLNALVTNIGGTSVKVGLEYLPYSYNTIDGIVWDNEAWEPRDWTSDGSAFTNNGGDAIDLGALIEDTTVSTDPLWREVAYDGWLPRVRWIRLRIEMDATLTEGMGFVGIDAMSLSAACTTWGPYSGFGNLPEATFYEDPDAPDPAIPAWVGPEGDGISGGYTGQTEQNYVNPLFAGFADNYVNYIPSGENIYNELFMEPMAITGSPWNDAGWVYVIVTMGDLGLTSLADYYGLTPSGTYQPGEITATFDECPIVNGPGPDFATFENGFSAGWTTPEIFAELAYVEVSSNGTDFIRFPTHSLTPYWPGAYGTIYATGVFGLTGKHINAYGDQWGTPFDLDWIADDPLVLNGTVDLNNIRYVRQVDMVGGGPQDASGASSSLGITGFCFDSYGNVIFDSWPTWGSGGADLDAVAVINTSATDSDGDNIVDYWDNCPQTSNETQYDTDEDGYGNACDCDIDGDEGGDGTVNLLDYLVLKEAFGSTGPIMIPGEPGEDNTYADASENWNADADFNGDLEVNLLDYLIFKERFGSSVPFE, from the coding sequence ATGCTTCAGAACACCAGTTTCGAGAGCTACGATGCCGGCACACTGGTGCCGGACAACTGGACGCTTCTGGACGGCAGCGTCCAGGTGTACGAGGGAGACGTTTACGACGGCGCGGTATCCATTTACAGTCTCGGCGGCACGGCCGAAAGGGCGGACGAGGACAGCGACTGGGTCATCACGCCAAACAGCACCCAGGGCGGCACATTGGTGCAACTCGTGGACCTGTCCACTCATCCGGATTTTGGGACGACCAACTATATGACCGTGTTATTCTCAATGAACTCTCATCTGTGGTGCGGCACCCGGGTCGATATGATTATGGAATATTTGCCGGCCAGTTACAACGGCACTACGGTCACGGTCGACGATCCTGTCTGGAGCGAAGCGGACGACACACCCTATACCTACTATGCTACCACCCGGACGGGTTGGAGGACCCAAACAAGGACCTATACGGGTACGATTCCTGCCGTGCGCTGGATCCGGGTCAAGTTCGTCTTTGACGTCACCTGGGACGACGACAGTGATTTCGACAACCAGGATGCCAACAGCAGCGATTATTACATCGCTGTTGACCAGGTTTCCTTGGATGTCGAGATGTTCGTTCCCGAGACCCCCTGTACGGACAATCTGCTGACCAACCCCGGTTTCGAGTCGGCCACGGGCGATGTGCCGGACGACTGGTACGTGCTCGATGGTCGCATGACACATGTTGATGTAAACGACGTACCACTCCTGCCGGCTTATAACGGCGCGGGGTATGCAGGCAATATCGGCGGTACCGTCATCGACGGGGTGGACAATCCCGTCACGCCCCAGAACGGCAACCTGGTTCAGCTTGTGGACCTGTCCACCCTGACCGGCTTCTCCGATGCAAGCTTCATCACTTTTAATTTCAGTCTGTTCTACATGAATCAACGCGTCGAGAGCGTGGGCTATACCGTGGAATACCTGCCGGAATCCTACAACGAAAGTGCCGTCACCTGGGATGACGCGGCCTGGGACAGCGATGCCGTTACCGCTGTGACCGACGAAAACAACAACACCAGTGGTAATTGGTACAGCATTGCGGTCGGGCCGGGCTCACTGCCCGTGGTTCGCTGGGTGCGGGTGCGCCTGGATATCGACAGTCAGCTTACCTACAGCAGTCACGTCGGCCAATATCTTGGCGGTTTTGACCAGGTCTGCCTGCAAGCCGAGGCCGTGGTAGTCGGCGAACTGATCCAGAATCCCAGTTTTGAGGACCAGGTCGACAGCAAGCCCACCGATTGGTACGAGGATGCCGATGGCGGTCCGGCATGGATCGCCATAGAGCCCCCGCCGGCTAAGGATGGTGCATATTACCTGGCCAAACCTCTGATTGACGGGCAGGAAGCCACCACCCGCGTTTACCAGGTAATCGACCTGGCCGACCGGATTCCCGGCTGGACCAGCATCAATCCGGACGGAGGCACCGCTCTGGAAAGAAGATTTATCCAGATGACCCTGAACGCCCTGGTGACCAACATCGGCGGTACCAGTGTCAAGGTCGGCCTGGAATACCTGCCTTACAGCTATAACACCATCGACGGCATCGTTTGGGACAACGAGGCCTGGGAACCCCGGGACTGGACCTCGGACGGCAGCGCCTTTACCAACAATGGTGGAGATGCCATCGACCTGGGGGCCCTGATCGAAGACACCACTGTCAGCACAGACCCTTTATGGCGTGAGGTGGCCTATGACGGCTGGTTGCCAAGAGTTCGCTGGATCCGCCTGCGCATCGAAATGGATGCGACGTTGACCGAGGGCATGGGGTTTGTGGGCATCGACGCCATGAGCCTATCCGCCGCCTGTACCACGTGGGGTCCCTATTCGGGCTTCGGCAACCTGCCCGAGGCCACCTTCTACGAAGATCCCGATGCGCCCGATCCGGCCATACCTGCCTGGGTGGGCCCCGAAGGCGACGGCATCTCCGGCGGGTACACCGGCCAGACCGAGCAGAACTACGTCAACCCGCTTTTTGCCGGATTCGCCGACAATTACGTCAACTATATTCCCTCGGGCGAGAACATCTACAACGAGCTGTTCATGGAGCCCATGGCCATCACCGGCAGCCCCTGGAACGACGCCGGTTGGGTCTATGTGATCGTCACCATGGGCGACCTGGGGCTCACCAGCCTGGCCGACTACTACGGCCTAACTCCGAGCGGCACCTATCAGCCCGGCGAGATCACGGCCACCTTCGACGAGTGCCCCATCGTCAACGGACCGGGTCCCGATTTCGCCACCTTCGAGAACGGCTTTTCCGCCGGTTGGACCACGCCGGAGATTTTCGCCGAGCTGGCCTACGTGGAGGTTTCCTCCAACGGCACGGACTTCATCCGCTTCCCCACCCATTCGCTGACACCTTACTGGCCCGGCGCTTACGGCACCATCTACGCCACGGGCGTCTTTGGCCTTACCGGCAAGCACATCAACGCCTACGGCGATCAGTGGGGTACACCCTTCGATCTGGATTGGATTGCCGATGATCCCCTGGTGCTCAACGGAACCGTCGATCTGAACAACATCCGATACGTACGCCAGGTGGATATGGTCGGCGGTGGGCCCCAGGATGCCTCAGGGGCCTCCAGCAGTTTAGGCATCACCGGCTTCTGCTTCGACAGTTACGGCAACGTGATCTTCGACTCCTGGCCCACCTGGGGTTCGGGTGGCGCCGATCTCGATGCCGTCGCCGTGATAAATACCTCGGCCACCGATTCTGACGGTGACAACATCGTGGACTACTGGGACAACTGTCCGCAGACGTCCAACGAAACCCAGTACGACACCGACGAAGACGGCTACGGCAATGCCTGCGACTGCGATATCGACGGAGATGAGGGCGGCGACGGGACGGTAAACCTCTTGGACTATCTTGTGCTCAAGGAGGCATTTGGTTCCACCGGTCCGATAATGATACCCGGTGAACCAGGAGAAGATAATACCTATGCAGATGCCAGCGAAAACTGGAATGCCGACGCCGACTTTAATGGCGATCTCGAGGTCAACTTACTGGATTATCTGATCTTTAAGGAGCGCTTCGGAAGTTCGGTGCCGTTTGAGTAA
- a CDS encoding VPLPA-CTERM sorting domain-containing protein has protein sequence MKCKGIILIVAIVFCISPIAQASFSLDDIEFWAGSGSNSAAMVIHWSAPEVYNLAYSGGASTPMPAPITELSLAWGYNFDGTATGWDMMTAIAATDDRLYVVGGSGTVQGIGYDLDGDGQFGISDGDTTYTEDDFTDGVLDGLGYNVDSLVPTDSGDLYWGGWYGPNWELWFELGGEGGYTYAPDRGDGEYWTPTDDYGFEGVHGEWQFSEVGIAGINLEDESWVGWSVAAAGLDYTDPTDEGTVAWINNKQAPVEPIAATSAVPVPAAVWLLGSGLLGLIGIRRRRAS, from the coding sequence ATGAAATGCAAAGGAATCATTCTTATCGTCGCCATCGTCTTTTGCATCTCTCCGATCGCCCAAGCCTCTTTCAGTCTTGACGATATCGAATTCTGGGCCGGCAGCGGATCCAACAGCGCCGCCATGGTCATCCACTGGTCGGCCCCCGAAGTCTACAACCTGGCTTACAGCGGCGGGGCGAGCACGCCCATGCCGGCCCCCATCACCGAGCTTTCCCTGGCCTGGGGCTACAACTTCGACGGGACGGCCACCGGCTGGGACATGATGACAGCCATTGCCGCAACCGATGACCGGCTATACGTGGTCGGCGGTTCCGGCACGGTTCAGGGCATCGGTTACGACCTGGACGGCGACGGCCAATTCGGCATCAGCGACGGCGACACGACATATACCGAAGACGATTTCACTGACGGCGTCCTGGACGGGTTGGGATACAACGTCGACAGCCTGGTCCCCACCGACAGTGGCGACCTCTACTGGGGCGGCTGGTACGGTCCCAACTGGGAGCTGTGGTTCGAATTAGGCGGCGAGGGGGGATATACCTACGCTCCGGACCGCGGCGACGGCGAATACTGGACCCCGACGGATGATTACGGTTTTGAAGGTGTTCACGGCGAATGGCAGTTCTCGGAGGTCGGAATCGCGGGAATCAACCTAGAAGACGAATCCTGGGTGGGCTGGTCGGTAGCCGCCGCCGGTCTCGATTACACCGATCCCACCGATGAAGGCACCGTCGCCTGGATAAACAACAAACAGGCGCCCGTCGAACCGATAGCGGCTACTTCTGCGGTGCCCGTGCCGGCTGCCGTCTGGCTGCTGGGCAGCGGGCTGCTTGGCCTGATCGGTATTCGCAGAAGAAGAGCATCTTAA
- a CDS encoding ISNCY family transposase: MREKQQKQMPLISLPTGHPREVELEMISKILDKTPNIYDHVLQDLNGGLKIERQRTGANGMSAEQVTRAAIVMKLFNFTYEDLAFHISDSRSLRRFCRIGIFDKGFKKSALNENIKRICPETWELISLDLLAYAKDNNIEKGRTTRVDCTVVESNIHPPCDSMQLYDAVRVLARLLTQARDDFKIKIVFTDHRRRAKRRMTAIQYAKGKKQRLSPYKDLLKVTQKSIGYAIKAEETIGGICTTNFELLGLLNSIKHYSDLARQVYDQTYRRVIQGESVSADQKVFSIFEEHTDIIIKDRRDNHYGHKICLTGGASNLILDCVVLEGNPADSTLVEQMLDRQKSAYGRYPLKVALDGGFASKGNLNTAKAKGVKDVCFAKKRGLEEIDMCRSHYVYKKLRQFRAGIESGISWLKRSFGLTRCTWKGFRSFKSYVLSSVVAANLLTIARKQLAPAG, from the coding sequence ATGCGCGAGAAACAACAAAAACAAATGCCGCTGATAAGTCTCCCCACGGGTCATCCCAGAGAAGTAGAACTGGAGATGATCAGCAAAATCCTGGACAAGACTCCTAACATTTACGATCATGTTCTGCAAGACCTCAACGGTGGCCTCAAGATAGAACGTCAACGAACCGGGGCCAACGGTATGAGTGCCGAGCAGGTGACCCGCGCCGCGATTGTGATGAAGCTTTTCAACTTCACCTATGAAGACCTCGCCTTTCATATTTCCGATTCCAGATCGCTCAGACGGTTTTGCAGAATCGGTATTTTCGATAAGGGCTTCAAGAAATCCGCCCTGAATGAAAATATCAAAAGGATCTGCCCTGAGACCTGGGAGCTTATTTCCCTGGACCTGTTGGCATATGCGAAGGACAACAACATCGAAAAAGGCAGAACGACCCGAGTCGATTGTACCGTCGTCGAGAGCAACATCCACCCTCCTTGCGATTCCATGCAGTTGTATGACGCTGTGCGCGTGCTCGCGCGGTTGTTGACTCAAGCCCGGGATGACTTCAAAATTAAAATCGTTTTCACGGATCATCGTCGCCGTGCAAAAAGGCGGATGACCGCCATCCAATACGCAAAAGGGAAAAAGCAACGACTGTCTCCGTATAAAGACCTGCTCAAGGTCACCCAAAAGTCCATCGGTTACGCGATCAAAGCCGAAGAAACGATAGGCGGAATCTGCACAACCAATTTTGAATTGCTTGGCTTATTGAACAGCATCAAACATTACAGCGATTTGGCCCGTCAGGTCTACGACCAGACCTATCGCCGGGTTATTCAAGGCGAAAGCGTATCGGCCGACCAGAAGGTATTCTCGATTTTCGAGGAACACACGGACATCATCATCAAAGACCGCCGGGATAACCATTATGGCCATAAGATTTGCCTGACCGGTGGAGCCTCGAACCTTATCCTCGATTGTGTCGTTCTTGAGGGCAATCCCGCAGATAGCACACTGGTTGAACAGATGCTGGATCGCCAGAAATCGGCTTACGGACGCTACCCGCTGAAAGTTGCCCTGGACGGTGGCTTTGCATCCAAAGGCAATCTGAACACGGCCAAGGCCAAAGGCGTCAAAGATGTCTGCTTTGCCAAAAAACGGGGTCTTGAAGAGATTGACATGTGTCGCAGTCACTATGTTTACAAAAAGCTCAGACAGTTCCGTGCCGGTATCGAATCGGGCATATCCTGGCTCAAACGCAGTTTCGGCTTGACCCGGTGCACGTGGAAAGGTTTTCGTTCTTTTAAAAGCTACGTGCTTTCGTCGGTGGTCGCGGCCAACCTGCTGACGATCGCTCGAAAGCAATTGGCTCCTGCTGGATAA
- a CDS encoding DUF1778 domain-containing protein: MHTESKKIIERAAHLLGLKPADYARITLEREAKRTLDDSYNIKFTERDWHRFFQILNEDALPNEALTNAASQYEEAVRTGHLKE; this comes from the coding sequence ATGCATACCGAAAGCAAAAAAATCATTGAACGGGCGGCGCATCTGCTGGGTTTAAAACCGGCCGATTATGCCCGGATCACATTGGAACGGGAAGCAAAACGTACCCTCGACGATTCCTACAACATCAAATTTACGGAACGCGACTGGCATCGCTTTTTTCAAATATTGAACGAAGATGCATTGCCCAACGAAGCGCTGACGAATGCGGCTTCCCAATACGAAGAAGCCGTCAGGACCGGTCACTTAAAAGAATGA
- a CDS encoding AAA family ATPase → MIPSIIRQASAFILVRKQPAYRRYLHGKIAFDEPLIGIKGARGSGKTTLMLQHAIESPFPKEKILYVACDHPAMVDVNLYDLAQTFYQEGGLLLLVDEVHKAKDFGIALKAIRDTFDLKVIFSGSSALRIDHELSDLSRRAVIHTLPVLSLREFMEMKSGLTFDAHALEKIVSSHQAISAAVCERIRPIEYFQNYLQYGAYPFFLESLHDYTRKLLEVVNVTIDSDLCGLYNIEPMKLDRLKKILYMLCTTPPTELNKSKLSNAVGASWPTLSRYLDRMQAGSLIHVVRGGTGMRTVNKPDKLLLNNPNLFHALCAMPNIGTLRETFFVSQLSQGHQVHYHDRGDFIVNEKYIFEIGGAQKTSRQLGEQAGAYVVSDDIETGTAKQIPLWVFGMGY, encoded by the coding sequence ATGATCCCCTCCATCATCAGACAAGCATCGGCTTTCATATTGGTCAGGAAGCAGCCTGCCTATCGCCGTTACCTACACGGAAAAATCGCTTTCGACGAGCCTCTGATCGGTATCAAGGGCGCGCGTGGCAGCGGAAAAACTACGCTGATGTTGCAGCACGCGATAGAAAGCCCTTTCCCCAAAGAAAAAATTCTCTATGTCGCCTGCGACCATCCAGCCATGGTGGATGTTAACCTATATGATTTGGCGCAGACTTTTTATCAGGAAGGAGGACTGCTGCTGCTCGTTGACGAGGTGCATAAAGCCAAGGACTTCGGTATTGCATTAAAGGCGATCCGTGACACCTTCGACCTGAAGGTTATCTTCTCCGGTTCGTCGGCGCTGCGAATCGACCACGAGTTGTCCGACCTTTCACGAAGGGCCGTAATCCACACGCTTCCCGTCCTCTCCCTACGTGAGTTCATGGAAATGAAGTCTGGATTGACCTTCGATGCCCATGCCTTGGAAAAAATCGTTTCCAGCCATCAGGCGATATCAGCAGCAGTATGCGAAAGAATTCGCCCCATCGAATATTTTCAGAACTATCTACAATACGGTGCATACCCGTTTTTTCTGGAATCTCTCCATGACTACACCCGAAAGCTTCTAGAGGTGGTCAACGTAACCATCGATTCCGATCTTTGCGGATTGTATAATATCGAACCCATGAAACTCGACAGACTCAAGAAGATTCTCTACATGCTGTGCACCACCCCACCCACGGAATTAAACAAGTCGAAACTCAGCAATGCCGTGGGTGCATCGTGGCCCACCCTGTCCAGATATCTGGACAGGATGCAGGCCGGCAGCCTGATTCATGTGGTTCGCGGTGGCACAGGAATGCGTACGGTCAACAAACCGGATAAATTGCTCCTGAACAATCCCAACCTGTTTCATGCGCTTTGCGCCATGCCGAATATCGGGACCCTGCGCGAAACCTTTTTCGTTTCGCAACTCTCCCAGGGTCATCAGGTCCATTACCATGATCGTGGCGATTTCATCGTGAACGAGAAATACATCTTCGAGATCGGAGGGGCACAAAAAACGTCCCGGCAACTCGGCGAACAGGCCGGTGCATATGTGGTGTCCGATGATATTGAAACCGGAACGGCCAAGCAGATTCCGTTGTGGGTTTTCGGGATGGGGTATTAA